One part of the Tunicatimonas pelagia genome encodes these proteins:
- a CDS encoding CHAT domain-containing protein → MRRFVFCFLSLFTLTLPLYAQPDTLVTYQQAESYYNTDVPTAETDSLALVNYLKVIDELSGDNSVENAPFLLDSYEKAGIIHQIYERNEQAVGMYQSAIHTAEKFSLSDSLLYRPYLYIGNAYYALHSFDSSLVYLKKAEELLGLYNLEEADRIYNALGMIYYEAGNYEQSINYFSRALEALNKLGINDPQATFTFTSNIASALGLLKKYDLAATMYKSLIPLGLELNEVYLNLGATYLEEKKTNDALYYLNKIDSTKSSDLKQIIKYVSIGNALLLQKKTSSAKDEALKALKLLKSDSTVSGEEFKGNRYAGDVYRLLGETSLQQDQLQEALRYYQRAIIQFDYGFSDTTVFSNPHDFASAFSNFALFGSLTAKAHCLELLYQQNQTSDYLVAALDTYQSAFKMADYVNKWFDNENARLFLADEVLPAYQQAVAFAVSAYEHTQNPAHLETAFRWAEQSKANALAAALKENTVRNYTGLPDSLLTQERTLQQNLSRLFLQIDQAETEEEIGVLETEIRDTELALSRLQDRLHDFPAYRQQKFQYDSLDITFLQQEVLDKQSAVLSYFLSDSIIYLFALQSQQLTYYTAPRDSVYANNLQRLQLELRTIKAGQSYQGAKLAKRLYEQLLLPTQTVLNKTSSLIIIPHQELNYLPFESLINPQDDYLLASHSVSYQYTASFLQSDPVLVDNLNSALALAPFSANEAYEPTGLSPLTYSVTETAQLGGVILEHREATKANFLRYSDDASIIHLATHAVANNEDPSRSYIAFYPYTEADSAYKLFAHELYNLPLQETQLAFLSACETATGKMISGEGIMSLSRAFAYAGCPNLITSLWKAEDNATAYLSERFYQYLSKEYSIADALRQAKLDLLNNLKLAQFHAPTYWSHLVFVGTPRSSQLSTVTPWIIGSAGVLAVLLIFMWLHTKRK, encoded by the coding sequence ATGAGACGATTCGTATTCTGCTTCCTTTCCCTGTTTACCCTAACCCTACCACTGTACGCTCAGCCTGATACTCTAGTTACTTACCAACAAGCTGAAAGTTACTACAACACCGACGTTCCCACGGCTGAAACGGATAGTCTAGCCCTTGTTAACTATTTAAAAGTCATTGATGAATTGTCAGGAGATAACAGTGTAGAAAATGCCCCCTTTCTACTGGATAGCTACGAAAAAGCCGGAATTATCCATCAGATTTACGAAAGAAATGAGCAAGCAGTTGGAATGTACCAAAGCGCTATACATACGGCTGAAAAATTTTCTCTGAGTGACTCACTCCTCTATCGCCCCTATTTATACATTGGTAACGCTTACTACGCTCTACATAGTTTTGACTCGTCTCTGGTGTACCTCAAAAAAGCTGAAGAGCTTTTGGGGCTATACAACCTAGAGGAGGCTGATCGAATCTATAACGCATTAGGGATGATCTACTATGAAGCAGGAAATTACGAGCAAAGTATCAATTACTTTTCTCGCGCACTAGAGGCATTGAATAAGTTGGGGATCAATGACCCACAGGCTACATTCACATTTACCAGTAATATTGCTTCAGCTTTAGGGCTATTAAAAAAGTATGATTTGGCAGCAACAATGTACAAAAGCTTAATTCCGTTGGGTTTAGAATTGAATGAAGTCTATCTTAATTTAGGGGCGACATATCTTGAGGAAAAAAAAACTAACGATGCTTTATATTATCTCAACAAGATTGATTCTACAAAATCCTCAGATTTAAAACAAATTATAAAATATGTGAGCATCGGAAATGCACTTTTGTTACAAAAAAAGACCTCCTCAGCTAAAGATGAAGCACTGAAAGCTCTTAAGTTACTAAAGAGCGATTCTACTGTATCTGGTGAGGAATTTAAAGGAAATAGATATGCTGGAGACGTGTATCGATTGTTAGGAGAAACCTCTCTCCAGCAAGACCAACTACAAGAAGCCCTACGCTACTACCAGCGAGCCATTATTCAGTTTGACTATGGTTTTAGTGATACCACGGTATTCAGCAACCCTCACGATTTTGCTTCGGCCTTTAGCAACTTCGCATTGTTTGGTAGTCTTACCGCCAAAGCGCATTGTCTGGAATTACTGTACCAACAGAACCAAACATCTGATTACTTAGTCGCTGCTCTGGATACCTATCAGTCGGCTTTTAAGATGGCCGATTACGTAAACAAGTGGTTTGACAATGAAAACGCTCGCCTTTTTTTAGCCGATGAAGTACTACCCGCCTATCAGCAAGCGGTAGCTTTTGCGGTATCAGCTTACGAACACACCCAAAACCCAGCTCATTTGGAAACGGCTTTCCGTTGGGCGGAGCAGAGTAAAGCGAATGCCCTGGCTGCCGCCTTGAAAGAAAATACAGTACGCAACTACACGGGCTTACCCGATTCGCTCCTCACCCAAGAACGTACTCTTCAGCAAAATTTATCCCGCCTGTTTTTGCAGATTGACCAAGCCGAGACCGAGGAAGAAATAGGTGTACTAGAAACTGAAATAAGGGATACTGAGCTAGCCCTCTCGCGGCTGCAAGATCGCCTGCACGATTTTCCGGCCTACCGTCAGCAAAAATTTCAGTACGATAGTCTGGATATTACTTTCTTGCAACAAGAAGTACTCGATAAGCAAAGCGCGGTGTTATCGTACTTTTTGAGCGATAGTATTATTTACTTATTTGCCTTGCAGTCTCAGCAGCTCACCTACTACACCGCCCCTCGCGATTCGGTGTATGCAAATAATCTGCAACGACTACAGCTTGAGCTGAGGACAATAAAAGCGGGGCAGTCTTATCAGGGTGCCAAACTAGCCAAACGTTTATACGAGCAATTACTGCTTCCGACCCAAACGGTACTGAACAAAACCTCGTCGCTTATCATCATTCCCCATCAAGAGCTAAATTATCTTCCTTTTGAGTCGCTAATAAATCCTCAAGACGACTACTTGCTCGCCAGTCATAGTGTTAGTTATCAGTATACCGCTTCCTTTCTTCAATCTGACCCGGTTTTAGTAGATAATCTGAATAGTGCCCTCGCCTTAGCTCCTTTCTCTGCGAATGAAGCTTACGAACCCACGGGGCTAAGCCCACTAACTTATTCCGTGACGGAAACTGCCCAACTTGGTGGAGTAATACTAGAGCACCGCGAGGCCACGAAGGCTAATTTTTTGCGGTATAGCGACGATGCTTCTATTATTCATCTGGCTACTCACGCCGTTGCTAACAACGAAGACCCTTCGCGCTCGTATATTGCTTTTTATCCTTACACGGAAGCCGACAGTGCTTACAAGCTATTTGCTCATGAGTTATATAATCTTCCCCTGCAAGAAACCCAATTAGCTTTTCTTAGTGCTTGCGAAACTGCTACTGGTAAGATGATAAGTGGGGAAGGAATTATGAGTTTATCGCGAGCATTTGCTTACGCAGGTTGCCCTAACCTAATTACTTCGCTCTGGAAAGCGGAAGATAATGCTACTGCCTACCTGAGCGAGCGTTTTTACCAATATTTAAGTAAAGAGTACAGCATTGCTGACGCACTACGCCAAGCCAAATTAGATTTGCTGAACAACCTGAAGCTTGCCCAGTTTCACGCTCCTACCTACTGGTCTCACTTGGTTTTTGTCGGTACTCCCCGTTCGTCCCAATTATCTACTGTTACCCCTTGGATTATTGGCTCCGCCGGAGTTCTGGCTGTCTTACTAATTTTTATGTGGCTGCATACGAAGCGGAAATAG
- a CDS encoding Crp/Fnr family transcriptional regulator has translation MINKSEILEKHFNLQELRAGEYFVKEGQYSKHIGYVEAGLLHSYQIDRTGDTVTTNFFLPEAFCGSFFSFYRHAPALDSVKAITEARIHTIGYDQLQALFREDLGINQLGRLAIEEVCIEKDIRLTKMLKLDAKDRYLWFIKEYPAVVEKSPLKFIASYLGMKPESLSRIRRELIS, from the coding sequence ATGATTAACAAATCCGAAATACTGGAAAAGCATTTTAACTTACAAGAGCTGCGCGCCGGAGAATACTTCGTAAAGGAAGGGCAATATTCCAAGCATATCGGGTATGTAGAGGCTGGATTGCTTCACTCCTACCAGATAGATCGGACAGGCGATACAGTTACTACCAATTTTTTTCTACCAGAGGCATTTTGTGGTTCATTTTTCAGTTTTTACCGCCATGCCCCGGCATTAGATTCTGTAAAAGCAATTACGGAGGCTCGCATTCATACGATTGGATATGATCAACTACAAGCCTTGTTTCGGGAAGATTTGGGCATCAATCAACTGGGGCGACTGGCTATAGAAGAGGTGTGTATTGAAAAAGACATCAGGCTTACCAAAATGCTGAAGCTTGATGCCAAAGACCGTTACCTGTGGTTTATCAAAGAATATCCGGCTGTTGTTGAGAAGTCCCCTCTAAAATTCATTGCTAGCTACCTGGGCATGAAGCCCGAATCATTGAGCAGAATCAGAAGAGAGTTAATTTCCTAA
- a CDS encoding ABC transporter transmembrane domain-containing protein: MSTSLLAEFWRTRRIYLLVILGLGWLGSVCTFMVSVSLGAFFDIHFQSITNRTKLLKLFGVQLETMEAFFIFFVGVIVLKAVFTYAEKYWITREAEQFIHQVTQRLFATQINWSPETFQHKPYGRYLLRYSGDMSSVKNLLIKGLHGGIKDLLFLLSGFGILFLLNVTLSTILLISLVLYIPLMIGLDRYQNPLIKEKRNRKSFMLSYVASKFAQHEEIKTVAGEKEVIRKFRKKTHKLLAADRAYHVSENARQMLAPLMGHVLTGILLWQVAVHPELQISGGALLVYLLVLASVIAPLRRLFKVPGVLRRGMLSLNKIEVFLNKEEEGEVKRIAASGKNKPVEAKPMIA; the protein is encoded by the coding sequence ATGTCTACTTCTCTATTAGCTGAATTTTGGCGCACCCGACGAATATACCTTTTAGTCATTTTAGGACTGGGCTGGCTGGGCAGTGTTTGTACGTTTATGGTTTCGGTATCGCTGGGAGCATTCTTTGACATTCACTTTCAGTCAATCACCAACCGTACTAAGTTGCTCAAGCTCTTCGGAGTGCAGCTAGAGACGATGGAAGCCTTTTTCATTTTCTTCGTGGGGGTGATTGTCTTAAAGGCAGTATTTACCTACGCCGAAAAGTACTGGATTACCCGGGAGGCCGAACAGTTTATTCATCAGGTGACCCAGCGATTGTTTGCGACACAAATCAACTGGTCGCCCGAAACCTTCCAGCACAAACCTTACGGACGCTACTTGCTGCGCTACAGCGGGGATATGAGTAGTGTGAAAAACTTATTGATAAAGGGCTTGCACGGAGGGATAAAAGATTTGCTGTTTTTGCTATCGGGCTTTGGTATTCTCTTTTTGCTGAACGTAACGTTGAGTACTATTTTACTAATATCATTAGTGCTGTACATTCCGCTAATGATTGGGTTAGACCGCTACCAAAATCCGTTAATTAAGGAGAAGCGTAACCGTAAAAGCTTTATGCTTTCCTACGTAGCCAGCAAGTTTGCCCAGCACGAAGAGATTAAGACCGTAGCGGGAGAAAAAGAGGTAATCCGGAAGTTTCGGAAGAAAACCCACAAGCTATTGGCGGCTGATCGGGCGTATCACGTCTCGGAAAACGCGCGGCAGATGCTTGCCCCACTTATGGGACACGTACTCACCGGAATTCTACTGTGGCAGGTGGCAGTACACCCCGAATTACAAATCAGTGGCGGGGCGTTGCTAGTGTACTTATTGGTACTGGCTTCGGTAATTGCACCACTAAGAAGGTTGTTTAAAGTACCGGGCGTACTTCGGCGGGGTATGCTTTCGCTCAATAAGATTGAAGTGTTTTTGAATAAGGAAGAAGAGGGAGAAGTAAAGAGGATAGCTGCTTCAGGGAAGAATAAGCCAGTTGAGGCCAAGCCCATGATAGCTTGA
- a CDS encoding DUF6624 domain-containing protein → MKRFILVITIGVFSSLCYSQSAQPNKKELDTLKTKLETLFMEDQLFRRLYQDAEKKFGQDSAEMEYFWKVVEEQDDRIELEFIAIIEKYGWLGISEVGRLANTAQFSIMQHSSIETKKKYAPLMKESVLINESQPVQYARLIDRMLVNDNKPQIYGSQITQDETGNSIFFEIEKPELINKRRKEIGLDGIENFAKQRQIEWNVVQKEK, encoded by the coding sequence ATGAAAAGATTCATTTTAGTAATAACGATTGGGGTTTTCTCATCATTATGTTACAGCCAAAGCGCACAACCCAATAAGAAAGAATTAGACACATTAAAAACTAAACTCGAGACTCTTTTTATGGAAGACCAACTTTTCAGAAGACTATACCAAGATGCTGAAAAGAAATTTGGACAGGATTCTGCCGAAATGGAATACTTCTGGAAAGTTGTTGAAGAACAAGATGATAGAATCGAATTAGAATTTATTGCGATAATTGAAAAATACGGGTGGCTTGGAATTAGTGAAGTTGGTAGATTAGCTAATACCGCTCAATTTAGCATAATGCAACATAGTTCGATAGAGACTAAAAAAAAGTATGCGCCATTAATGAAAGAATCTGTTTTAATTAACGAATCGCAACCAGTACAGTACGCAAGATTAATTGACAGAATGCTTGTTAATGATAATAAACCACAAATTTATGGCTCACAAATAACCCAAGATGAGACTGGAAATTCGATTTTCTTTGAAATTGAAAAACCTGAATTAATCAATAAACGCAGAAAAGAAATTGGTTTAGACGGAATTGAAAATTTTGCAAAACAAAGACAAATTGAATGGAATGTTGTCCAAAAAGAAAAATAA
- a CDS encoding DUF2490 domain-containing protein, whose product MARRTTSLAIISGLSIGIISTLPFTAEAQYRGVRFNVRVQKNFELKNEQEISFQQHLQITPDFIEGGIIETDDPDFQEIDFIDPVFLPEEEDDDWDDEQDEKWEEDNDNEWGDDGDDDRWDDEEDDWDDEENTVPPGGGVAGTPTTTEPIVDEMLREPDRIELGFRGASSVTHRLPLSENFDLTNGYTYFIRPNRINTHRIHTDLFYGQRIFERRFTYSSRLRLQHSAGEIKRDIRVSSYARLNSQLRLRGKVSPFIRAEILYRIRLQRRDSEFNRVRAAVGTDFRISRRHRIRCVYDFQRRFNRSNPENSSVLSFEYRFRFADSRMDRWEED is encoded by the coding sequence ATGGCACGACGAACTACATCACTCGCTATTATTTCCGGACTCAGCATAGGCATTATAAGTACGCTACCTTTTACTGCCGAAGCGCAGTACCGCGGGGTACGCTTCAACGTAAGGGTTCAAAAGAACTTTGAGTTGAAAAACGAACAGGAAATCTCTTTTCAGCAGCACCTGCAAATCACCCCTGATTTTATAGAAGGCGGTATTATTGAAACCGATGATCCTGACTTTCAGGAGATTGATTTTATTGACCCTGTTTTTCTTCCCGAAGAGGAAGATGACGACTGGGATGATGAGCAAGACGAGAAATGGGAAGAGGACAACGACAACGAGTGGGGTGATGATGGCGACGACGACAGGTGGGATGATGAAGAAGACGACTGGGACGATGAAGAGAACACAGTGCCACCGGGGGGAGGAGTGGCTGGCACCCCCACAACCACCGAACCAATAGTAGATGAAATGCTTCGCGAACCCGACCGCATTGAGCTAGGCTTTCGGGGAGCTAGTAGTGTAACGCATCGCCTTCCGCTATCCGAAAACTTTGATTTAACCAATGGGTACACTTACTTCATCCGACCTAACCGCATCAACACCCACCGTATCCATACTGATTTATTTTACGGCCAACGGATCTTTGAACGCCGCTTTACTTATTCTTCCCGCTTACGTCTGCAACATAGTGCCGGAGAAATTAAGCGCGACATTCGCGTGAGCAGCTACGCTCGCCTAAACTCCCAACTACGACTACGCGGAAAGGTATCCCCCTTTATACGCGCTGAGATCCTGTACCGGATTCGCCTTCAACGACGCGATAGTGAATTTAATCGGGTACGGGCTGCTGTGGGTACCGATTTTCGGATTAGCCGCCGCCACCGCATCCGCTGTGTTTACGACTTTCAACGTCGCTTTAACCGCTCCAATCCTGAGAACTCCAGCGTGCTCAGTTTTGAGTACCGCTTCCGCTTTGCCGATAGCCGAATGGATCGCTGGGAAGAGGATTAA